The Paenibacillus sophorae genome has a segment encoding these proteins:
- a CDS encoding ABC transporter permease: MKMFLRILSAERLKLSGSYIWLLVLASPAAAVLMGLFAASPAGGNGKPDWTILLTVMSMLHAALFLPILSGLYAAMLCRHEHLDGGWKALLALPVSRTAVYIAKFTMAALLLAATQSVFMAAVIGTGLFRGLGTPIPWESILGSIAASWVACLPLAALQMAVSQAWSSFAAPLALNVSFTLPNILIANSATYGPYYPWVQPLLAMIPHGQTDRGAFNLPLESLLIVVLGSFVVFLAAGLLSFRRKAV; this comes from the coding sequence ATGAAGATGTTTCTGAGAATACTGTCAGCCGAAAGATTGAAGCTGTCCGGCTCCTATATATGGCTGCTTGTGCTGGCCAGTCCTGCCGCTGCGGTACTGATGGGGCTGTTCGCCGCTTCTCCGGCGGGCGGAAACGGAAAGCCGGACTGGACAATATTGCTTACGGTTATGTCGATGCTTCACGCTGCGTTGTTTCTGCCGATCCTGTCCGGGCTGTACGCCGCCATGCTGTGCCGTCACGAGCATCTGGACGGCGGCTGGAAAGCGCTGCTGGCGCTGCCGGTCTCGCGGACGGCTGTATACATCGCCAAGTTCACGATGGCTGCTCTGCTGCTCGCAGCAACCCAGTCCGTCTTCATGGCCGCGGTCATCGGAACGGGGTTGTTCCGGGGACTGGGGACCCCCATTCCGTGGGAGTCCATCTTGGGAAGCATTGCCGCCAGTTGGGTGGCCTGCCTGCCGCTTGCGGCGCTCCAAATGGCCGTTTCCCAGGCGTGGAGCAGCTTCGCCGCGCCGCTTGCGCTGAACGTCAGCTTTACGCTGCCCAATATTTTAATTGCGAACTCGGCCACCTACGGCCCTTATTATCCATGGGTACAGCCGCTGCTGGCTATGATTCCCCATGGACAGACGGACCGTGGAGCGTTCAATCTGCCGCTTGAGAGCCTGCTGATCGTTGTGCTGGGCAGCTTTGTTGTCTTCCTTGCGGCGGGTCTGCTGTCTTTCCGCCGCAAGGCGGTGTGA
- a CDS encoding ArsR/SmtB family transcription factor, whose protein sequence is MKPAAIEECDNTCNGSEVSPENIRLTLPERATTDKMAELFKALGDPTRVRLIYALSRQELCVHDLSAILDMGQSAVSHQLRYLRNLRIVKRRKEGKTVFYSLNDAHVEQIFLQTHEHIRHE, encoded by the coding sequence ATGAAACCGGCGGCTATCGAAGAATGCGACAACACCTGTAACGGCTCGGAGGTTTCTCCCGAGAATATCCGGTTAACCCTGCCGGAAAGGGCAACCACTGACAAGATGGCGGAACTGTTCAAGGCGCTCGGGGACCCGACAAGGGTTAGGCTGATTTACGCATTGTCCCGCCAGGAGCTTTGTGTGCATGATCTGTCGGCTATTTTGGACATGGGTCAGTCGGCGGTGTCCCACCAGCTTCGCTATTTGCGGAACTTGCGGATCGTGAAGCGGCGTAAAGAAGGCAAGACCGTATTTTATTCGCTGAATGACGCGCATGTCGAGCAGATCTTTTTGCAGACGCATGAGCATATCAGACACGAATAG
- a CDS encoding CPBP family intramembrane glutamic endopeptidase — MSNQETKRSFSQKHPVLAVVIIEVLLLLSVTAAGAYATIKQLSYTSPVLLSFIPIAAVLILYFSLKKKWGYYGFRSLASIPKERLIDYAPLLAVLVIVALKGFRPIGVSELLFYFFFTLLVGFVEESIYRGMILNILLPKGVKTAVITSSLLFSVTHVLNALSGQNAVQTALQIVYALLIGGALALLMVRNRNILPLILFHFLHNFIQFVGNDNSDAYLGYDITILALIALYCVWLGLSLKKTVSTHPAEHSFN; from the coding sequence ATGTCAAACCAAGAAACTAAGAGGTCATTTTCGCAAAAACATCCCGTGCTCGCCGTCGTGATCATTGAAGTTCTGTTGCTGTTATCCGTAACCGCAGCGGGCGCCTACGCCACGATCAAGCAGCTAAGCTATACATCGCCCGTGCTGCTCTCATTTATCCCTATCGCCGCAGTGTTGATCCTGTATTTTTCCCTGAAGAAAAAATGGGGATACTACGGTTTCCGTTCGCTGGCTTCGATTCCCAAGGAGAGACTGATTGATTACGCACCGCTTCTGGCCGTGCTGGTCATCGTCGCCCTGAAGGGCTTCCGTCCAATCGGCGTTTCCGAACTGCTGTTTTATTTCTTTTTCACCCTGCTTGTCGGCTTTGTGGAAGAGAGTATTTACCGCGGCATGATTCTGAATATTTTGCTGCCCAAGGGGGTCAAAACGGCGGTCATCACCTCGTCTCTCCTCTTTTCCGTCACGCATGTGCTAAATGCCCTTTCCGGACAAAACGCGGTCCAAACCGCGCTGCAAATTGTGTATGCCTTGCTGATCGGCGGCGCGCTTGCGCTTTTGATGGTGCGGAACCGCAATATTCTGCCGCTGATCCTGTTTCACTTTTTACATAACTTTATCCAATTTGTCGGCAACGACAACAGCGACGCCTACCTCGGCTATGACATAACCATTCTGGCGCTGATTGCGCTGTACTGCGTCTGGCTGGGACTGAGCTTGAAAAAGACGGTCTCCACACACCCGGCGGAACACAGCTTCAACTAG
- a CDS encoding PadR family transcriptional regulator, which translates to MLEYVLLGMLMEGQMSGYDLKKTIDSTVGHFYAASFGSLYPALKRMVDKGYVSVFETADSKNKKLYSLLPEGKKAFLKWLEEPQAASREQLIRIFFFDYLDEEVRLRRLQEYLYAAEHEIRALEAVQSIVEGELAGIERPEDYYYRVSVLGYGLSHARMQKQWIKDIMERKDLGHVKPRN; encoded by the coding sequence ATGCTGGAATATGTTCTTTTGGGAATGCTGATGGAAGGCCAAATGAGCGGCTATGATTTGAAGAAGACCATCGACAGCACGGTCGGCCATTTCTACGCGGCAAGCTTCGGAAGCCTTTATCCCGCTTTGAAGAGGATGGTGGATAAGGGTTATGTATCCGTGTTTGAGACCGCGGACAGCAAGAACAAGAAGCTATACTCCCTGCTGCCTGAAGGAAAAAAAGCTTTTCTCAAATGGCTGGAAGAACCGCAAGCCGCAAGCCGTGAGCAGCTCATCCGGATTTTCTTTTTCGACTATTTGGATGAGGAAGTCCGTCTGCGGCGTCTGCAAGAGTACCTGTACGCGGCCGAACATGAGATCCGCGCGCTGGAAGCGGTACAGAGCATAGTAGAGGGCGAACTGGCCGGGATCGAGCGTCCCGAAGACTATTATTACCGAGTGTCTGTGCTGGGATATGGACTCAGCCATGCGCGAATGCAAAAACAGTGGATCAAGGATATTATGGAGAGGAAGGATTTAGGACATGTCAAACCAAGAAACTAA
- a CDS encoding heavy metal translocating P-type ATPase: MEPTVKRQWILEGLDCANCAMKIENRVSKMDGVASCSVNFATKTLTMETDSSFPETGVSQVERTVTSLEPHVRLLEKRAAAVSRSAAYSGTVRGNVQVRSHREAHGHEHEDGHEHVNAGEEGHVHGHSDSHGEGETRRTVLRLGAGAALAAAGYLIPVGGYWELALFLLAYLAAGGNVVWQAVRNIARGQVFDENFLMALATIGAFAIGQYPEGVAVMLFYQVGELFQGLAVNRSRRSITALMDIRPETARLRTGEETRIVSPEQVNIGDIIVVQPGEKVPLDGTVIEGSAMMDTSALTGESVPRSAEPGSAVLSGFINKNGVIAVEVTQTFEESAVSKILELVQNASNNKAKTENFITRFARSYTPVVVITAALLAVVPPLLISGSTFSDWIYRALVFLVISCPCALVVSIPLGFFGGIGAASRSGILIKGSNYLEALNDVKTVVFDKTGTLTKGQFKVTDLHPAEGMAESELLRLAAYAESHSGHPIAESIVAAYGQRIAANAVTDYNEISGHGIRAAVEGRIVLAGNARLMEREGIAFRQPDGAGTIVHLAMDGKYAGSLVIADEVKEDAARAISALRKIGVAKTVMLTGDSSAVAEDVGKRLGVGEIHAELLPQHKVEQIERLESQKTGREKIAFVGDGINDTPVLARADVGIAMGGLGSDAAIEAADIVIMTDEPSKIAAAIGIARRTRTIVWQNIIFALGIKAVFLLLGAFGIATMWEAVFSDVGVTVLAVLNSMRALRAPSVEG, translated from the coding sequence ATAGAGCCGACGGTCAAACGCCAATGGATACTGGAAGGATTGGACTGCGCGAATTGTGCGATGAAAATCGAGAATCGGGTGAGCAAGATGGACGGGGTCGCTTCCTGTTCGGTCAATTTTGCAACCAAGACGCTGACGATGGAAACGGACAGCAGCTTTCCGGAGACGGGTGTTTCACAGGTGGAGCGGACGGTAACCTCGCTTGAACCGCATGTGCGGCTGCTGGAGAAGAGAGCCGCGGCGGTCTCCCGGTCAGCCGCTTATAGTGGAACGGTTCGCGGAAACGTTCAAGTTCGGAGTCACCGCGAAGCGCATGGACATGAACACGAGGATGGACATGAACACGTAAATGCCGGAGAAGAAGGCCACGTGCACGGACATTCGGACAGCCATGGCGAGGGAGAGACGCGGCGGACGGTGCTGCGCCTCGGGGCCGGTGCGGCGCTTGCCGCCGCCGGTTACCTCATCCCTGTCGGCGGTTACTGGGAGCTTGCCCTCTTCCTTCTGGCTTACTTGGCGGCAGGCGGAAATGTCGTCTGGCAGGCCGTGAGAAATATTGCGCGGGGACAAGTATTTGACGAGAACTTTCTGATGGCGCTGGCGACTATCGGCGCGTTCGCGATTGGCCAGTACCCGGAAGGCGTCGCCGTCATGCTGTTTTATCAGGTTGGCGAGCTGTTCCAGGGCCTTGCGGTCAACCGTTCCCGGCGCTCCATCACGGCGCTGATGGATATCCGGCCGGAAACGGCGCGCCTGCGGACCGGGGAAGAGACGAGAATCGTGTCTCCGGAGCAGGTGAATATCGGAGATATTATCGTCGTGCAGCCGGGCGAGAAGGTTCCGCTTGACGGAACGGTCATCGAAGGCAGCGCCATGATGGACACCTCGGCGCTGACCGGCGAATCGGTTCCGCGGTCGGCTGAGCCGGGAAGCGCGGTACTGAGCGGATTCATTAACAAGAACGGCGTCATCGCCGTAGAGGTAACCCAGACGTTTGAGGAATCGGCGGTTTCCAAAATTTTGGAGCTGGTGCAGAACGCGTCGAACAACAAGGCCAAGACCGAGAACTTCATTACCCGGTTCGCCCGGAGCTACACGCCCGTTGTCGTCATTACGGCCGCGCTGCTCGCCGTGGTTCCTCCACTGCTAATCAGCGGGTCGACCTTCTCCGACTGGATTTACCGGGCGCTGGTCTTCCTCGTGATCTCCTGCCCATGCGCCCTCGTCGTATCGATTCCGCTCGGCTTCTTCGGCGGTATTGGGGCGGCATCGCGCAGCGGCATCCTGATCAAAGGCAGCAACTACCTGGAGGCGCTGAACGATGTCAAGACCGTAGTCTTCGACAAGACGGGCACGCTGACCAAGGGACAGTTCAAGGTGACGGATCTTCATCCGGCAGAAGGCATGGCAGAGAGTGAGCTGCTGCGGCTGGCTGCTTACGCAGAGAGTCATTCGGGCCATCCGATCGCGGAATCAATTGTCGCTGCTTACGGTCAGCGCATCGCCGCAAACGCCGTTACCGACTACAATGAAATATCCGGCCATGGAATCCGGGCAGCTGTTGAAGGCCGTATAGTGCTCGCGGGGAACGCGCGTCTTATGGAACGGGAAGGCATCGCATTCCGGCAGCCGGACGGAGCCGGAACGATCGTACATCTGGCTATGGACGGCAAATATGCCGGCAGTCTCGTCATTGCCGACGAAGTGAAGGAGGATGCGGCCCGGGCGATTTCCGCTCTCCGCAAAATCGGCGTTGCCAAGACGGTGATGCTGACCGGCGATTCTTCGGCGGTGGCCGAGGATGTTGGGAAGCGGCTGGGCGTCGGTGAAATCCATGCCGAGCTTCTGCCCCAGCATAAGGTGGAACAGATCGAACGCCTTGAATCCCAAAAGACGGGCCGGGAGAAAATCGCTTTTGTCGGCGACGGCATCAACGATACGCCCGTTCTGGCGAGAGCGGATGTTGGGATCGCTATGGGGGGGCTTGGATCGGATGCCGCCATCGAGGCGGCGGACATCGTCATTATGACCGACGAGCCGTCCAAGATTGCGGCTGCGATCGGCATCGCCCGCCGCACCCGGACGATTGTATGGCAGAATATTATATTCGCGCTCGGGATCAAGGCGGTCTTTCTGCTGCTTGGAGCGTTCGGCATCGCGACGATGTGGGAAGCGGTATTCTCCGATGTCGGCGTGACGGTGCTTGCGGTGCTCAACAGCATGCGGGCGCTTCGCGCACCCTCTGTGGAGGGTTAA
- a CDS encoding L-lactate dehydrogenase — protein sequence MKRKSRKVAIVGSGLVGSSCAYSMVNQAICDEIMMVDRTYDRAMAQALDLSHCTDFMGTRTKVYAGTTSDCAGMDIVILTAGANPKPGQTRLDVLDDAKTITRSIVTPIVESGFDGIFVIAANPVDIVTYLVWQISGLPRHRVIGTGTSIDSSRLKTLLSEVFSIDPRSVNGYALGEHGESQFVAWSHVTIGGKPILHILDQHRERFKHLDLGDLARKTRDAGWEIYTRKGSTHFGIGSALAYIARSILNDEHKIIAVSAILDGEYGQKGICTGVPAIIAGEGIQELIELNLNEEETAKFTASCDIIRRGIESLTPS from the coding sequence ATGAAAAGAAAATCAAGAAAAGTGGCGATCGTCGGTTCCGGATTGGTCGGCTCCAGCTGCGCCTATTCCATGGTCAACCAAGCGATTTGCGATGAAATTATGATGGTCGACCGTACATATGACCGCGCAATGGCGCAGGCGCTTGATCTTTCGCATTGTACGGATTTTATGGGTACGCGGACCAAAGTATACGCCGGAACTACAAGCGATTGCGCCGGCATGGATATTGTAATCTTAACGGCAGGAGCTAATCCGAAGCCCGGGCAGACGCGGCTTGATGTGCTGGACGACGCGAAGACCATTACCCGAAGCATCGTTACGCCGATTGTGGAGAGCGGATTCGACGGTATTTTTGTGATTGCGGCCAATCCGGTCGATATTGTGACCTATCTCGTCTGGCAAATCTCCGGCCTGCCGCGCCACAGGGTAATCGGAACGGGGACATCCATCGATTCGTCCAGACTGAAGACGCTGCTGTCCGAGGTATTCTCCATCGATCCCCGCAGCGTGAACGGCTATGCGCTCGGCGAGCATGGCGAATCGCAGTTTGTGGCCTGGTCGCATGTGACCATCGGCGGCAAGCCGATCCTGCATATTCTGGACCAGCACCGCGAACGGTTCAAGCATCTGGACCTCGGTGATCTCGCCCGCAAGACCAGGGATGCCGGCTGGGAGATTTACACCCGCAAGGGCTCAACGCATTTTGGAATCGGCAGCGCGCTGGCGTATATCGCCCGCTCTATCCTGAACGACGAGCATAAAATCATTGCCGTGTCCGCCATCCTGGACGGAGAATACGGACAGAAGGGCATCTGTACCGGCGTGCCCGCCATCATTGCGGGAGAAGGCATACAAGAGTTGATCGAGCTGAATCTAAACGAGGAAGAGACCGCCAAATTTACCGCCTCGTGCGATATTATCCGCCGCGGTATCGAAAGTCTGACTCCTAGTTGA
- a CDS encoding CcdC family protein: MGSINPSLLHIGSTLGALLMALMVIFIRLKASDRPVTLRKILIPPLGMSTGFIMFAVPEVRVPLWWALAAFLAGWFVFAYPLIKTTTFHEKEGLVYAKRSKSFILVLLGLLLFRTLLHEFIDRYISIPQSGGLFFILAFGMILHWRVFMFRTYRKLVPQDALFSR, translated from the coding sequence ATGGGCAGCATCAATCCGTCGTTACTGCATATCGGCTCCACCTTGGGCGCGCTGCTGATGGCGCTGATGGTTATTTTTATCCGATTAAAAGCAAGCGACCGCCCCGTTACCCTCCGCAAAATTCTTATTCCGCCGCTGGGTATGTCGACCGGCTTCATCATGTTTGCCGTTCCCGAGGTCAGGGTTCCTCTATGGTGGGCGCTTGCCGCTTTTCTAGCGGGATGGTTTGTTTTTGCTTATCCGCTTATTAAAACGACCACCTTCCACGAAAAGGAAGGGTTGGTTTACGCCAAACGCTCAAAGAGCTTCATTCTTGTTCTGCTCGGACTGCTTCTGTTCCGCACGCTGCTGCATGAATTCATCGACCGCTACATATCCATTCCGCAGTCAGGCGGTTTATTCTTTATTCTGGCATTCGGAATGATTCTGCATTGGAGGGTGTTTATGTTTAGAACCTACCGTAAGCTCGTTCCGCAGGATGCACTTTTTTCGCGGTAG
- a CDS encoding GlsB/YeaQ/YmgE family stress response membrane protein — protein sequence MSFIWMLIVGGIIGWLAGLIMGRDIPGGIIGNIIAGILGSWLGGFLGDWGPRVSEFYVLPSLIGAVVLIAIVSLVMHSMGGRRTRS from the coding sequence ATGAGTTTCATATGGATGCTAATTGTTGGCGGTATTATTGGTTGGTTGGCAGGCCTGATCATGGGCAGAGATATTCCGGGAGGCATTATCGGCAACATTATCGCAGGTATTCTAGGCTCTTGGCTGGGCGGTTTTCTGGGCGACTGGGGTCCGCGTGTCAGTGAATTTTACGTCCTGCCGTCTTTGATCGGCGCGGTCGTTCTGATTGCAATCGTCAGCCTGGTCATGCATTCGATGGGCGGACGACGAACCCGTTCCTAA